Proteins encoded within one genomic window of Neodiprion fabricii isolate iyNeoFabr1 chromosome 6, iyNeoFabr1.1, whole genome shotgun sequence:
- the LOC124184573 gene encoding ADP-ribosylation factor-like protein 1, whose product MGGLLSYFRNLLGSREMRILILGLDGAGKTTILYRLQVGEVVTTIPTIGFNVEQVTYKNLKFQVWDLGGQTSIRPYWRCYYSNTDAIIYVVDSADRDRIGISKDELIYMLGEDELQGAILVVLANKQDMAGCLSVAEVHQALGLDALKNRTFQIFKTSATKGEGLDMAMDWLSNALMSRK is encoded by the exons ATGG GAGGGTTATTAAGTTACTTTCGCAACCTGCTTGGAAGTCGGGAAATGCGCATTCTAATACTAGGTCTGGACGGTGCCGGGAAAACGACGATTTTGTACAG GCTTCAGGTTGGCGAAGTTGTCACGACAATACCAACCATAGGATTTAACGTCGAACAAGTTACGTACAAGAATCTCAAATTTCAAGTTTGGGACCTCGGCGGACAGACGAGTATAAG GCCGTATTGGAGATGTTATTATTCCAACACAGATGCGATTATTTATGTTGTTGATTCCGCAGACAGAGATAGGATAGGAATATCAAAGGATGAGCTGATTTATATGTTAGGC GAAGACGAGTTGCAGGGCGCAATTCTAGTTGTACTGGCAAACAAACAAGACATGGCAGGGTGTTTAAGCGTCGCAGAAGTACATCAGGCATTAGGTCTTGATGCATTGAAGAATCGAACGTTCCAAATCTTCAAGACATCGGCGACCAAAGGAGAAGGACTTGACATGGCGATGGATTGGCTTTCGAACGCGCTAATGAGTAGGAAATGA